In the Malania oleifera isolate guangnan ecotype guangnan chromosome 1, ASM2987363v1, whole genome shotgun sequence genome, one interval contains:
- the LOC131164713 gene encoding uncharacterized protein LOC131164713 encodes MESRDITANIGGSSSEGAGPEAGNDSTSVLREFAQQLMAEVVRTNRGQDRPMTELGCSIEQFTRLKPSAFVGGTDPVRAENWIQEIEKILGVLNCTEKQKVTFATFKLAGEAERWWGSVKQMEEHRPIPIVLTWARFKELFFERYFPATMRNAKMEEFMNLTQGSLTVQQYAAKFQELSRFAPFVIPDEAKKAWKFQRGLRSEIRKQTAILQLQDFATLVDKATVAEECLLEDAEVQVTKKRPAPPNYSSGAGQSKWKKNSSGTSQNAASVPHCSLCGKKHQGQCWLSTGACMRCGRQGHQMRDCPRQRNDGVTQKQYRGNAPTQRGGQQGGTAQARVYSLTPGDAENAGDVVTGPSVRRS; translated from the coding sequence atggaatccagggatatcactgccaatataggtggcagtagtagtgagggtgccggccccgaggctggtaacgactctactagtgtgttacgtgaattcgcacagcagcttatggctgaggtagtgcgtacgaatagagggcaggatcgtcctatgactgagttgggttgctctattgagcagttcaccagattgaagccctctgcttttgtgggcggtacagatccagttcgtgctgagaattggatccaggagatcgagaagatcttaggtgtgttaaactgcactgaaaagcagaaagtcaccttcgccacgttcaagttggcaggggaggctgagagatggtgggggtcggtaaagcagatggaggagcaccgaccgataccGATAGTGTTGAcatgggcccgattcaaagagctcttctttgaacgttattttccGGCCACAATGAGAAATGCgaaaatggaggaatttatgaatttgacGCAGGGTTcactgacagtgcagcagtacgctgccaagttccaggagctgtctcgatttgctccattcgtgattcctgatgaagcaaagaaggcttggaagtttcagaggggtctgaggagcgaGATCCGTAAGCAGACGGCGATTCTGCAGTTACAGGattttgctacgttggttgataaagccacggtagcagaggagtgtttactagaggatgcagaggttcaggttacgaagaagaggccagcgcctcctaattATTCATCGGGGGCAGGACAGAGTAAATGGAAGAAAAATAGTAGTGGCACGTCCCAGAATGCCGCAAGTGTTCCACattgctctttatgtggtaagaaacaccaggggcagtgttggttgtctacgggagcctgtatgcggtgtggtagacaaggacatcagatgagagactGTCCGAGGCAGAGGAATGATGGAGTCACACAGAAGCAATACAGAGGGAATGCTCCGACACAGCGTGGTGGTCAGCAGGGGGGTACTGCCCAGGCTAGGGTATATTCTCTGACTCCTGGTGACGCTGAGAACGCTggtgacgtggtcacag